From Montipora foliosa isolate CH-2021 chromosome 6, ASM3666993v2, whole genome shotgun sequence, a single genomic window includes:
- the LOC138006812 gene encoding uncharacterized protein: MNVKQNMAGFVTANRWATGVETHKTSEGRILCTGIGCVGCYPDVFAAEANELGVCDVDLTADILGLRSFLDEGGSQYDLKRNANNFSKKQKKVKIREKRPGRTTHKGRVCFEKATINQEADCNMPRSRPVVRKGPTELHTVATQTEFPDFGIDKHTEPVPVEKMKEPCIKDKLTSVEERKAVYSEGTRSGDHTGHTGDDTVIPLNVNTTVNKTTQNLETLFNQQLSGSGRIKIFDELFMVNRKDKSLSSYINRRNLPFCKSAFLEQDSHAFGEDAVCFFFALEYYNSRRILPHFRIMEIVEALNTRVDLEDIKCVQRISHRWHIVLKSRKYNTLLRNSGLMLRGRTYQLVDDVDGYFDVVY, translated from the coding sequence ATGAACGTCAAACAAAACATGGCTGGTTTCGTGACAGCAAATCGCTGGGCAACGGGAGTAGAAACTCATAAAACTTCAGAGGGAAGAATATTGTGTACAGGAATTGGATGTGTAGGGTGTTATCCTGATGTGTTTGCTGCAGAAGCTAACGAACTTGGAGTGTGTGATGTCGACTTAACCGCGGATATTTTGGGCCTTCGATCTTTCTTAGACGAAGGTGGCTCTCAATATGACTTAAAACGTAACGCAAATAATTTTTCGAAGAAGCAAAAGAAGGTGAAAATAAGAGAAAAGAGGCCAGGAAGAACAACTCATAAAGGGAGAGTCTGTTTTGAAAAAGCCACAATAAACCAGGAAGCTGATTGTAACATGCCGAGAAGCAGACCTGTTGTCAGGAAGGGACCAACGGAATTACATACCGTTGCTACCCAAACAGAATTTCCCGATTTTGGAATAGATAAGCATACAGAGCCCGTGCCTGTAGAAAAAATGAAGGAACCATGCATAAAAGATAAGCTTACTTCTGTCGAAGAAAGGAAAGCTGTTTACAGTGAAGGCACCCGTTCGGGTGATCATACTGGACATACAGGTGATGACACAGTAATACCCCTCAACGTAAACACAACTGTCAACAAAACAACCCAGAATTTAGAGACTTTGTTTAATCAACAATTATCTGGATCCGGTAGAATAAAAATCTTCGACGAATTGTTTATGGTTAATAGGAAAGACAAGTCCCTAAGCTCATACATTAATCGTCGCAATTTGCCGTTTTGCAAGAGTGCTTTCCTCGAGCAAGACAGTCACGCGTTTGGCGAAGATGCTGTGTGTTTCTTCTTTGCGTTAGAATACTACAATAGTCGGAGAATTTTACCGCACTTTAGGATAATGGAAATCGTTGAAGCACTCAACACAAGAGTGGATCTTGAAGACATCAAGTGCGTTCAACGAATTTCCCATCGCTGGCATATAGTGCTAAAAAGCCGGAAGTATAATACTCTTTTGAGAAACTCAGGCTTGATGTTGAGAGGACGTACTTATCAACTTGTAGATGATGTTGATGGTTACTTTGATGTGGTCTACTGA
- the LOC138006811 gene encoding condensin complex subunit 2-like isoform X2, whose amino-acid sequence MADVDSVFRTPDLVSPNTRRRRGIVLTSTNTPVTHLAENDDAAERRQRRLSKATTVSLQSPASTPRSASRLDSERSQSTGTNGLTNTQLKDLYSNCIKLSTENKINAKNAFGLHLIDYMQDLIKTVKEGDMTNFQVASCTLDASAKIYAGRVDSIHAQAYKMLGGLGRADNQEDENAVTGNPEEGPQQQGSQKAKKTTHHRPGNTIETNLKNLNVNQFDLAFEVDPLFHKTSAAFDEGGTGGLLLNHLFVRDDSCELLLDSTTVTMATREASTEGQTTQDSNMVDLSELRDVYSQINLEGLQICPHFADFEFTKWTRNGEANTNYSKMVAELENNEHTFDVNAPATEVEPETYYPDTAGDDFGEDDFPDVGEDTEFGRDRCETAFTKQICDATLAFADGQEARMVSSQDGRTTVSSAATTAGTLCLELSSQPSDYSYFKTDLMSTWAGPHHWKLRSRFSKGVNSALPDEQNKKKRTKKQPFSLKFDSEVDFANSFAKGRAATTLSKATLAKYTADKTTLPDDLHYDADKLFRLFIKPKIMVKRQVQAQTDIRDDGSAWYNYENANDCVNFCPDLQDCGDDDDDGGFDGADVGNALPGQDITQAEFPLSQDTTLADSSQGLSFTNESGVDLTMFAGDGLVAQPNKVQKIDIGYAKTAKKMDVKRLKTAMWGILTQGSVEDKENAPPDPADSRQKDESRVMQTQSFKDLYAQLPGKLSKNMSKNLSVSIAFVCILHLANEKCLKMTGDPSMCDFFVSQGT is encoded by the exons atggcggacgtAGATTCTGTATTTCGAACGCCGGACTTAGTATCCCCAAATACGAGACGAAGACGCGGAATTGTTCTGACAAGTACCAATACACCGGTAACTCATTTAGCAGAGAATGACGACGCAGCAGAAAGAAGACAGAGACGGCTTTCCAAAGCAACAACAGTAAGCCTTCAAAGTCCTGCTAGTACACCAAGGAGTGCCAGTCGCCTCGACAGCGAACG GAGCCAGAGCACGGGAACCAATGGATTAACCAATACTCAGTTAAAAGATTTGTACTCCAATTGTATCAAGTTGTCAACTGAAAAT AAAATCAATGCAAAGAATGCATTTGGTCTCCACTTGATTGACTACATGCAAGACTTGATCAAAACAGTGAAAGAAGGAGACATGACTAACTTCCAG GTCGCAAGTTGCACATTAGATGCAAGTGCCAAAATTTATGCAGGCCGTGTTGATTCTATTCATGCACAAGCCTATAAAATGTTGGGAGGTTTGGGAAGAGCTGACAATCAAG AAGATGAAAATGCTGTTACTGGAAACCCTGAAGAAGGACCACAACAACAAGGGTCTCAGAAAGCAAAAAAG ACCACCCACCATAGACCTGGAAATACCATAGAGACAAATCTGAAAAACTTGAATGTCAACCAGTTTGATTTAGCTTTTGAG GTTGATCCATTGTTCCATAAGACTTCTGCTGCCTTTGATGAGGGTGGTACAGGAGGACTGCTTCTTAATCACCTGTTTGTTCGGGATGATAGCTGCGAGCTTTTACTGGACTCCACTACtgtaaccatggcaacaagGGAGGCCTCAACAGAAGGACAAACTACCCAGGACAGCAATATGGTTGATTTGTCTGAACTGCGAG ATGTTTATAGTCAAATCAACCTTGAAGGGCTGCAGATTTGTCCTCATTTTGCTGATTTTGAATTCACTAAATGGACAAGAAATGGAGAG GCAAATACTAATTACAGCAAAATGGTGGCAGAATTGGAAAACAATGAACACACATTTGATGTCAATGCCCCAG CGACTGAAGTTGAGCCGGAAACTTACTATCCAGATACAGCTGGCGATGACTTTGGTGAGGATGATTTTCCTGACGTAGGAGAG GACACAGAATTTGGAAGGGATCGCTGTGAAACGGCTTTCACTAAGCAAATTTGTGATGCAACACTAGCCTTTGCTGATGGCCAGGAGGCTAGAATGGTTTCTTCTCAAGATGGAAG AACAACCGTTAGCTCTGCTGCCACAACTGCTGGTACTTTGTGCTTGGAGTTGTCTTCTCAGCCAAGTGATTACTCCTACTTTAAAACTGACCTAATGTCAACTTGGGCAGGACCCCATCATTGGAAACTACGCTCAAGGTTTTCCAAAG GTGTGAATTCAGCCTTACCAGATGAACAGAACAAGAAAAAGCGAACAAAGAAGCAGCCTTTTAGTCTGAAGTTTGACAGTGAAGTGGATTTTGCAAACAGTTTTGCTAAAGGAAGG GCGGCTACGACTTTATCGAAAGCAACTCTTGCAAAATACACGGCAGACAAAACGACATTACCTGACGACCTCCATTATGATGCTGATAAGCTCTTCAGACTTTTCATCAAGCCAAAAATAATG GTAAAACGTCAAGTGCAAGCTCAAACAGATATTAGAGACGATG GCTCTGCTTGGTATAACTACGAGAATGCAAACGACTGTGTTAATTTCTGTCCGGACTTGCAG GATTGtggtgacgatgatgacgatggagGGTTCGATGGTGCTGACGTTGGAAACGCACTTCCCGGCCAGGATATTACGCAAGCGGAATTTCCTTTATCCCAAGACACGACTTTAGCCGACTCTTCCCAGGGCCTCAGTTTCACGAACGAGAGTGGGGTGGATCTAACCATGTTCGCGGGCGATGGCTTGGTCGCTCAACCGAATAAG GTTCAGAAAATTGACATTGGTTATGCTAAAACTGCGAAGAAGATGGATGTGAAGAGACTGAAGACCGCCATGTGGGGAATTCTCACTCAAGGTTCTGTGGAAGACAAG GAAAATGCTCCACCAGATCCCGCGGACAGTAGACAAAAGGATGAAAGCAGGGTAATGCAAACCCAGTCATTCAAAGACCTTTACGCTCAGCTTCCTGGAAAACTGTCCAAGAACATGTCGAAGAATCTGTCAGTTTCCATTGCTTTTGTGTGCATCTTACATCTTGCAAACGAAAAG TGCCTCAAGATGACTGGTGATCCAAGCATGtgtgatttttttgtttctcaagGCACATAA
- the LOC138006811 gene encoding condensin complex subunit 2-like isoform X1, whose product MADVDSVFRTPDLVSPNTRRRRGIVLTSTNTPVTHLAENDDAAERRQRRLSKATTVSLQSPASTPRSASRLDSERSQSTGTNGLTNTQLKDLYSNCIKLSTENKINAKNAFGLHLIDYMQDLIKTVKEGDMTNFQVASCTLDASAKIYAGRVDSIHAQAYKMLGGLGRADNQEDENAVTGNPEEGPQQQGSQKAKKTTHHRPGNTIETNLKNLNVNQFDLAFEVDPLFHKTSAAFDEGGTGGLLLNHLFVRDDSCELLLDSTTVTMATREASTEGQTTQDSNMVDLSELRDVYSQINLEGLQICPHFADFEFTKWTRNGEANTNYSKMVAELENNEHTFDVNAPATEVEPETYYPDTAGDDFGEDDFPDVGEDTEFGRDRCETAFTKQICDATLAFADGQEARMVSSQDGRTTVSSAATTAGTLCLELSSQPSDYSYFKTDLMSTWAGPHHWKLRSRFSKAGVNSALPDEQNKKKRTKKQPFSLKFDSEVDFANSFAKGRAATTLSKATLAKYTADKTTLPDDLHYDADKLFRLFIKPKIMVKRQVQAQTDIRDDGSAWYNYENANDCVNFCPDLQDCGDDDDDGGFDGADVGNALPGQDITQAEFPLSQDTTLADSSQGLSFTNESGVDLTMFAGDGLVAQPNKVQKIDIGYAKTAKKMDVKRLKTAMWGILTQGSVEDKENAPPDPADSRQKDESRVMQTQSFKDLYAQLPGKLSKNMSKNLSVSIAFVCILHLANEKCLKMTGDPSMCDFFVSQGT is encoded by the exons atggcggacgtAGATTCTGTATTTCGAACGCCGGACTTAGTATCCCCAAATACGAGACGAAGACGCGGAATTGTTCTGACAAGTACCAATACACCGGTAACTCATTTAGCAGAGAATGACGACGCAGCAGAAAGAAGACAGAGACGGCTTTCCAAAGCAACAACAGTAAGCCTTCAAAGTCCTGCTAGTACACCAAGGAGTGCCAGTCGCCTCGACAGCGAACG GAGCCAGAGCACGGGAACCAATGGATTAACCAATACTCAGTTAAAAGATTTGTACTCCAATTGTATCAAGTTGTCAACTGAAAAT AAAATCAATGCAAAGAATGCATTTGGTCTCCACTTGATTGACTACATGCAAGACTTGATCAAAACAGTGAAAGAAGGAGACATGACTAACTTCCAG GTCGCAAGTTGCACATTAGATGCAAGTGCCAAAATTTATGCAGGCCGTGTTGATTCTATTCATGCACAAGCCTATAAAATGTTGGGAGGTTTGGGAAGAGCTGACAATCAAG AAGATGAAAATGCTGTTACTGGAAACCCTGAAGAAGGACCACAACAACAAGGGTCTCAGAAAGCAAAAAAG ACCACCCACCATAGACCTGGAAATACCATAGAGACAAATCTGAAAAACTTGAATGTCAACCAGTTTGATTTAGCTTTTGAG GTTGATCCATTGTTCCATAAGACTTCTGCTGCCTTTGATGAGGGTGGTACAGGAGGACTGCTTCTTAATCACCTGTTTGTTCGGGATGATAGCTGCGAGCTTTTACTGGACTCCACTACtgtaaccatggcaacaagGGAGGCCTCAACAGAAGGACAAACTACCCAGGACAGCAATATGGTTGATTTGTCTGAACTGCGAG ATGTTTATAGTCAAATCAACCTTGAAGGGCTGCAGATTTGTCCTCATTTTGCTGATTTTGAATTCACTAAATGGACAAGAAATGGAGAG GCAAATACTAATTACAGCAAAATGGTGGCAGAATTGGAAAACAATGAACACACATTTGATGTCAATGCCCCAG CGACTGAAGTTGAGCCGGAAACTTACTATCCAGATACAGCTGGCGATGACTTTGGTGAGGATGATTTTCCTGACGTAGGAGAG GACACAGAATTTGGAAGGGATCGCTGTGAAACGGCTTTCACTAAGCAAATTTGTGATGCAACACTAGCCTTTGCTGATGGCCAGGAGGCTAGAATGGTTTCTTCTCAAGATGGAAG AACAACCGTTAGCTCTGCTGCCACAACTGCTGGTACTTTGTGCTTGGAGTTGTCTTCTCAGCCAAGTGATTACTCCTACTTTAAAACTGACCTAATGTCAACTTGGGCAGGACCCCATCATTGGAAACTACGCTCAAGGTTTTCCAAAG CAGGTGTGAATTCAGCCTTACCAGATGAACAGAACAAGAAAAAGCGAACAAAGAAGCAGCCTTTTAGTCTGAAGTTTGACAGTGAAGTGGATTTTGCAAACAGTTTTGCTAAAGGAAGG GCGGCTACGACTTTATCGAAAGCAACTCTTGCAAAATACACGGCAGACAAAACGACATTACCTGACGACCTCCATTATGATGCTGATAAGCTCTTCAGACTTTTCATCAAGCCAAAAATAATG GTAAAACGTCAAGTGCAAGCTCAAACAGATATTAGAGACGATG GCTCTGCTTGGTATAACTACGAGAATGCAAACGACTGTGTTAATTTCTGTCCGGACTTGCAG GATTGtggtgacgatgatgacgatggagGGTTCGATGGTGCTGACGTTGGAAACGCACTTCCCGGCCAGGATATTACGCAAGCGGAATTTCCTTTATCCCAAGACACGACTTTAGCCGACTCTTCCCAGGGCCTCAGTTTCACGAACGAGAGTGGGGTGGATCTAACCATGTTCGCGGGCGATGGCTTGGTCGCTCAACCGAATAAG GTTCAGAAAATTGACATTGGTTATGCTAAAACTGCGAAGAAGATGGATGTGAAGAGACTGAAGACCGCCATGTGGGGAATTCTCACTCAAGGTTCTGTGGAAGACAAG GAAAATGCTCCACCAGATCCCGCGGACAGTAGACAAAAGGATGAAAGCAGGGTAATGCAAACCCAGTCATTCAAAGACCTTTACGCTCAGCTTCCTGGAAAACTGTCCAAGAACATGTCGAAGAATCTGTCAGTTTCCATTGCTTTTGTGTGCATCTTACATCTTGCAAACGAAAAG TGCCTCAAGATGACTGGTGATCCAAGCATGtgtgatttttttgtttctcaagGCACATAA